ACGTTTGCAACATATCGACTGGGTATCGATCGATGTTGCCAACCTCACTCGATGAAAGTATAGATACCCTTTGAAATAGATcagtaacaaatttaaataaaaataaatatacgctCATGAAGTACGCTaaactaaaattgttttacatattaaacttatagaaattataattattcttcattgCAACGTTTGACACTCGAATGCAACAAAATCAGTAAATGTCTTATATCTATAAATATGGTAAGATTGATATCGATCTACATTTATCGATTGAAGatccatttgaaaaatttgaaataatcgaagcttatttgaaatacataaatacttttatgtaCCTATTTTCTTGTAACATTTAACACGAATtttggaatatattttctgaaacataTTTTGCGTTTTACTTTACAGAACCCTTGTACTTCATTGATTTCAACGGAATGTATGCGCGTATgccattaaaaacaaaagcagTTCTTAACACGAACTCTTATCATACTGACAAATCACATAAATTTTAGGTTCATCAACAGTACAAATTTTCGTAACTAATAAACATCAAAATTACAAGATATGTAATAACTGTAatcgcaaaataatgaattaatccCACTAAATACAACATGAAAACCTGACAAATTACCCACAAACTGTCAACAAAACATTCATTAAATTAACACAaaggaataaattgttaaacaGGTTATTATGTatcagatatttatttaaaccttGGCCCTATGTATTAGTATATCctcttataaattattttttatatatatataggtacTTTGTAAGTGCagctaaatattatttttataattctctatTCTCTTTAAAGAACTGCTCCCTTCTTGAAGTATCCATCTTTTAAAGGTTTTATGATATATTACTTTCCAAAGGAAAACATGCGTCGAAATCCACGAGCAGGTAGCGGCCTTACAAAGACGCAAATAATGCGTCAAGCAAAGGCCGCTGCCGTGGTgcaagaatttgaaaaaaaacacgaagcAGATATGAAGTATCAGCCAGATCCGCTCAAGACACGTAAGAGAATCCTTTCGTATGAGCCAAAAAAGGTGGACTTTAGAAAGCCAGGGATGACCAAAGCAATGTTAGCTAGAGTAAAACAAGcagaaaaatttaaacaagaTTACGAACGCAGGCAAGCGGCGGTAGGCGGTGATCGGGTACCTCGAAGGACACCCGCTCCGATAGGAGGTGATTCCAGGTCGCGACAGTAGTTAAATCTGATTTCAATGAACAATTGTAAAGAATGTTGAATGaaagagaatttaaatttcctttgaaCCTTCATAATGTTCATTGTTACATTCgagtaaagaaaatatctcCAAGGTTTCCATTACCATACAAGAAATCTCTTTTAATTAGGATGGGCAGAGAAAGGATACCAACGCCCAGAGTAAAATCACGTTCTCCATCCGCGTCTCCTCCAAGAGCTGGACCCAGTCAAGTGAGACCAAAGACACCTCAGAAAGCTATATCTAAGAAGACCAATGAATTAGCTAGAATGTTGAATGCCGATGTAATCCAAGCTGAACCAATTGGAGCTGGACCAATCAGCAACATTGTGATACCACCTGGAACAGTGAACAATGAACGAACTACTGTTGTTAGCGTACCACACTCGGCTGTACAAACTGAATC
This portion of the Hylaeus volcanicus isolate JK05 chromosome 4, UHH_iyHylVolc1.0_haploid, whole genome shotgun sequence genome encodes:
- the LOC128875515 gene encoding uncharacterized protein LOC128875515, whose translation is MIYYFPKENMRRNPRAGSGLTKTQIMRQAKAAAVVQEFEKKHEADMKYQPDPLKTRKRILSYEPKKVDFRKPGMTKAMLARVKQAEKFKQDYERRQAAVGGDRVPRRTPAPIGGDSRSMLNEREFKFPLNLHNVHCYIRVKKISPRFPLPYKKSLLIRMGRERIPTPRVKSRSPSASPPRAGPSQVRPKTPQKAISKKTNELARMLNADVIQAEPIGAGPISNIVIPPGTVNNERTTVVSVPHSAVQTESKITSEVANRSIQVISETLNEQEAVEVKVVNNRLTELQQARRDFVIAVANVGGNAVNIGDETPPAYLYRVHDIEDEYLRPKYGRDHPDILAAREFLGQKEAARRMEEEFERIAASEYMPDELQLDVPFEEELYQDKDISWEEDEEIGMPMPRPSRVKAYTAPVPQQQKSFQFKSFDPEELERFFDLERFPPCPICGPPPGREDLHPDLWELEDPWYKPPPQPDMPDLMEFDLMDFD